From a region of the Streptomyces tirandamycinicus genome:
- a CDS encoding response regulator transcription factor has protein sequence MTIRVMLVDDQVLLRTGFRMVLAAQPDMEVVAEAGDGAEAIEILRATAVDVVLMDVRMPRLDGVEATSRICAQPDPPKVLILTTFDLDEYAFSGLKAGASGFMLKDVPPAELLGAIRSVHSGDAVVAPSTTRRLLDRFSPMLPSHGKEPQQKELERLTDREREVMLLVAQGLSNGEIAARLVLSEATVKTHVGRILTKLGLRDRVQVVVLAYESGLVRAGGGAAS, from the coding sequence ATGACCATCCGCGTGATGCTCGTCGACGACCAGGTGCTGCTGCGCACCGGCTTCCGGATGGTGCTCGCCGCCCAGCCCGATATGGAGGTCGTCGCCGAGGCCGGCGACGGGGCCGAGGCCATCGAGATCCTCCGCGCCACGGCGGTCGACGTGGTGCTGATGGACGTCCGTATGCCCCGGCTGGACGGGGTGGAGGCGACCAGCCGGATCTGCGCCCAGCCCGATCCGCCGAAGGTGCTGATCCTGACCACCTTCGACCTCGACGAGTACGCCTTCTCGGGACTCAAGGCGGGCGCCAGCGGCTTCATGCTGAAGGACGTGCCCCCGGCCGAACTGCTCGGCGCCATCCGTTCCGTGCACAGCGGGGACGCGGTGGTCGCCCCGTCCACGACGCGTCGGCTGCTCGACCGGTTCTCGCCGATGCTGCCCTCCCACGGGAAGGAGCCGCAGCAGAAGGAGCTGGAGCGGCTCACCGACCGGGAGCGCGAGGTCATGCTGCTCGTCGCGCAGGGCCTGTCGAACGGCGAGATCGCCGCCCGGCTGGTCCTCTCCGAGGCGACGGTGAAGACCCATGTGGGCCGCATCCTGACCAAGCTGGGGCTGCGGGACCGGGTGCAGGTCGTGGTGCTCGCCTACGAGAGCGGCCTGGTCCGCGCGGGGGGCGGGGCCGCGTCCTGA